A single region of the Micropterus dolomieu isolate WLL.071019.BEF.003 ecotype Adirondacks linkage group LG02, ASM2129224v1, whole genome shotgun sequence genome encodes:
- the LOC123961824 gene encoding glutamine-rich protein 2 isoform X3, whose product MTGVEAETVTAVEKCCLRVDALEETVRTLRATFPKDPGPDQLSQCVTWDVMQSTLLSEKEDLQEELVNSGLVGPAPVLKPTNTPVNSDLPAVHAAPPHTSTPSSSSSHPVEDTGRPAAPSSPPRPPAIPGQISPLREVTDARPDTEAPSVPSLKAPQTHPKAAAVTPLSRHASGSERYPETVEALRNIGKLKERFNKLEARVAALEEVKLDQSQLTHLRELVTKGSWEVSNNLLDQLNQQRALIDSLMSGREKLDNLEDMFMNLASHGSETEAAPGSADSDSFASRVLRQQISFLRKSVQKLEDDLKQLKAEQALTVKETTTTDPHLQDQLDDLRGMLEDMMLSLTSQLSSSLQDEAGQDEAGQDQSDSQGFGQRTERSAFTTSTVNIGRKLSCLFQHYEQLQDTVNILLQQHTGGRAGALKDIEDVQLVNDVQKAILQLQAECGKLHETTRCLLEDNRQKQSHIEELYKTTEELEGKKADKHMVENEIKADKSALESKVSRLQFDSVTEQLNAMFHELLNKVTGQEQDWHKVVDKLSTEMECKMNRIELDSVKRQLEGRWRNIHEKLQAQGAPEHEDAAGLRKQLVDRFHCLSCDRPVVKYTPGPHPVKLPSSPGFPSHKSIRPFTVYALEQFRQHYRSLKPGTNRYNFEVANPGRRREQLQKSHAVMCRQIESVQRRLKRRDRAGGCDATSDSLIQNQPGVLHERGSETTADGSHLAMTRSCGGSHTVTYASQRRAGMQYMKHYTQTEGDGLIPSEEVDIVGLDGHIYKGRLNAAAMRNTDTKLPIIPTKDAESWKCRGERESALMAAGMCKTKDKAKCSLPHKPAGSPEMGHSAPAHHPPSAKSVQCSRSASSSSGRDWPVSALGCTSQSSLTPASAAADTERQANEPLNL is encoded by the exons ATGACTGGTGTTGAAGCAGAGACTGTCACCGCCGTGGAGAAGTGCTGCCTCCGTGTGGACGCCCTGGAGGAAACTGTG AGAACTCTGAGGGCCACATTTCCAAAGGATCCAGGTCCagatcagctgagtcagtgtgtGACCTGGGACGTCATGCAGTCAACTCTGCTCAGCGAGAAAGAAGACCTTCAGGAG GAGCTTGTGAATTCAGGGCTTGTTGGTCCAGCCCCAGTGCTCAaacccacaaacacacctgtCAACAGCGACCTCCCCGCTGTCCACGCCGCACCTCCTCATACCAGCacgccctcctcctcctcctcccaccctgTCGAGGACACTGGCAGGCCAGCAGCTCCTAgttctcctcctcgtcctccagCGATTCCTGGACAGATTTCCCCTCTCCGGGAAGTGACGGACGCCCGGCCGGACACAGAAGCTCCCTCAGTCCCGTCTCTTAAAGCACCGCAGACTCATCCTAAAGCTGCCGCTGTTACGCCGCTGTCTCGCCATGCCAGCGGCTCGGAGCGCTACCCAGAGACGGTGGAGGCCCTGAGGAATATCGGCAAACTGAAGGAGAGGTTCAACAAGCTGGAAGCTCGTGTTGCGGCGCTGGAAGAAGTGAAGCTGGACCAGTCACAGCTGACACACCTGAGAGAGCTCGTCACTAAGG GATCATGGGAGGTGTCGAATAACCTGCTGGATCAACTGAACCAGCAGAGAGCTTTAATAGACAGCCTGATGAGTGGCCGGGAAAAG CTGGACAATTTGGAGGACATGTTTATGAACCTAGCGAGCCACGGCAGTGAAACAGAGGCAGCTCCGGGGAGTGCAGATTCAGACAGCTTTGCCTCTCGCGTGCTCAGACAGCAAATATCCTTCCTCAG GAAGTCTGTGCAGAAGCTGGAGGACGACCTGAAGCAGCTGAAGGCTGAACAGGCTTTAACTGTTAAggagacaacaacaacagaccCACACCTACAAGATCag CTGGACGACCTGCGAGGCATGTTGGAGGACATGATGTTGTCCTTGACCTCTCAGCTGTCCAGCAGCCTCCAGGACGAGGCAGGGCAGGACGAGGCAGGGCAGGACCAGAGCGATAGCCAGGGCTTTGGTCAGAGAACAGAGAGATCAGCTTTCACCACCAGCACAGTAAACATTGGCAGGAAGCTCAGCTGTCTGTTCCAACACTATGAGCAGCTGCAGGACACAGTGAACATCCTTCTCCAGCAGCACACAGGAGGCAGAGCAGGGGCACTGAAGGACATAGAG GACGTGCAGCTGGTGAACGACGTGCAGAAGGCGATCCTGCAGCTTCAAGCAGAGTGTGGGAAACTGCATGAAACCACCAGGTGTCTGCTGGAGGACAACAGGCAGAAACAGAGCCACATAGAG GAACTGTACAAGACGACGGAGGAGCTGGAGGGGAAGAAGGCCGACAAGCACATGGTTGAGAATGAAATC AAAGCAGATAAATCGGCCCTGGAGAGCAAAGTGAGCCGTCTGCAGTTTGACTCGGTGACGGAGCAGCTCAACGCCATGTTCCACGAGCTGCTGAACAAGGTGACCGGCCAGGAGCAGGACTGGCACAAGGTCGTCGACAAACTCTCCACCGAGATGGAGTGTAAG ATGAACAGGATCGAGTTAGACTCTGTGAAGAGGCAGCTGGAGGGTCGCTGGAGGAACATCCACGAGAAGCTGCAGGCGCAGGGAGCTCCGGAGCACGAGGACGCTGCTGGTTTAAGAAA GCAGCTCGTGGACAGATTTCACTGCCTCTCCTGTGACCGACCTGTTGTCAAGTACACCCCCGGACC GCATCCGGTGAAGCTGCCTTCCTCTCCTGGATTCCCCTCTCACAAGTCCATCCGGCCGTTCACCGTTTACGCCCTGGAGCAGTTTCGACAGCACTACAGGAG CCTGAAACCAGGGACCAACCGCTACAACTTTGAGGTAGCTAACCCCGGCAGGAGAAGGGAGCAGCTTCAGAAGAGCCACGCCGTGATGTGCAGGCAGATAGAGAGCGTGCAGAGGCGACTGAAACGCCGCGACAGGGCCGGCGGCTGCGACGCCACGAGCGACAGCCTGATCCAGAACCAGCCGGGAGTGCTGCA CGAGCGAGGCTCTGAGACGACGGCGGACGGCAGTCACCTGGCCATGACGCGGAGCTGCGGGGGGAGTCACACGGTCACCTACGCCAGCCAGCGACGCGCCGGCATGCAGTACATGAAGCACTACACCCAGACCGAGGGGGACGGTTTGATTCCG TCGGAGGAGGTTGATATCGTCGGACTGGACGGGCACATTTACAAAGGTCGCCTGAACGCAGCTGCCATGAGAAACACAGACACTAAACTACCTATCATCCCTACCAAAGACG CTGAGAGCTGGAAATGTCGTGGTGAGAGGGAGTCTGCTCTGATGGCCGCAGGCATGTGCAAAACTAAAGACAAGGCCAAGTGCTCCCTGCCCCACAAACCCGCCGGTTCCCCGGAGATGGGACACAGCGCTCCGGCTCATCACCCCCCCAGTGCCAAGAGCGTCCAGTGCAGCCGCTCAG cctcCAGCAGTTCGGGTCGGGACTGGCCCGTGTCGGCTCTGGGCTGCACGTCTCAGAGCTCCCTCACTCCGGCTTCAGCTGCTGCCGACACAGAGCGTCAGGCCAACGAACCGCTCAACCTGTAG
- the LOC123961824 gene encoding glutamine-rich protein 2 isoform X2: MSEENISLYELLNLSIGTQRGAVNFGALHALLHAVLKQLDIREMETRWRDTPPGVGHPDAPVVVVVGVTEQRQQRAEEEEHRVQRDISPVEKDVRSGTELQAERTASPSSPTPSSGPAADSQWRLRSRIQTCEDDVSKAMQLIQELHNQKDSLKEEIKELRHQQKMTGVEAETVTAVEKCCLRVDALEETVRTLRATFPKDPGPDQLSQCVTWDVMQSTLLSEKEDLQEELVNSGLVGPAPVLKPTNTPVNSDLPAVHAAPPHTSTPSSSSSHPVEDTGRPAAPSSPPRPPAIPGQISPLREVTDARPDTEAPSVPSLKAPQTHPKAAAVTPLSRHASGSERYPETVEALRNIGKLKERFNKLEARVAALEEVKLDQSQLTHLRELVTKGSWEVSNNLLDQLNQQRALIDSLMSGREKLDNLEDMFMNLASHGSETEAAPGSADSDSFASRVLRQQISFLRKSVQKLEDDLKQLKAEQALTVKETTTTDPHLQDQLDDLRGMLEDMMLSLTSQLSSSLQDEAGQDEAGQDQSDSQGFGQRTERSAFTTSTVNIGRKLSCLFQHYEQLQDTVNILLQQHTGGRAGALKDIEDVQLVNDVQKAILQLQAECGKLHETTRCLLEDNRQKQSHIEELYKTTEELEGKKADKHMVENEIKADKSALESKVSRLQFDSVTEQLNAMFHELLNKVTGQEQDWHKVVDKLSTEMECKMNRIELDSVKRQLEGRWRNIHEKLQAQGAPEHEDAAGLRKQLVDRFHCLSCDRPVVKYTPGPHPVKLPSSPGFPSHKSIRPFTVYALEQFRQHYRSERGSETTADGSHLAMTRSCGGSHTVTYASQRRAGMQYMKHYTQTEGDGLIPSEEVDIVGLDGHIYKGRLNAAAMRNTDTKLPIIPTKDAESWKCRGERESALMAAGMCKTKDKAKCSLPHKPAGSPEMGHSAPAHHPPSAKSVQCSRSASSSSGRDWPVSALGCTSQSSLTPASAAADTERQANEPLNL, from the exons atgtcGGAGGAGAACATCAGCTTGTACGAGTTGTTGAACTTATCCATCGGGACTCAGAGGGGAGCGGTCAACTTCGGCGCCCTACACGCCCTGCTCCACGCCGTCCTGAAGCAGTTGGACATCCGTGAGATGGAGACCCGATGGAGAGACACTCCTCCCGGCGTCGGGCACCCTGATGCTccggtggtggtggtagtgggtGTCACCGAGCAGCGGCAGCAGCgcgcggaggaggaggagcaccGTGTTCAGAGGGACATCTCCCCGGTGGAGAAGGATGTTAGGTCCGGCACCGAGCTGCAGGCGGAGCGGACAGCCTCCCCTTCGTCCCCGACCCCGTCCTCCGGCCCCGCAGCGGACAGCCAGTGGAGGCTCCGCTCCCGCATCCAGACCTGCGAGGACGACGTGTCCAAG GCCATGCAGCTCATACAGGAGCTCCACAACCAGAAAGACAGTCTGAaggaggagataaaggagctGCGCCACCAGCAGAAG ATGACTGGTGTTGAAGCAGAGACTGTCACCGCCGTGGAGAAGTGCTGCCTCCGTGTGGACGCCCTGGAGGAAACTGTG AGAACTCTGAGGGCCACATTTCCAAAGGATCCAGGTCCagatcagctgagtcagtgtgtGACCTGGGACGTCATGCAGTCAACTCTGCTCAGCGAGAAAGAAGACCTTCAGGAG GAGCTTGTGAATTCAGGGCTTGTTGGTCCAGCCCCAGTGCTCAaacccacaaacacacctgtCAACAGCGACCTCCCCGCTGTCCACGCCGCACCTCCTCATACCAGCacgccctcctcctcctcctcccaccctgTCGAGGACACTGGCAGGCCAGCAGCTCCTAgttctcctcctcgtcctccagCGATTCCTGGACAGATTTCCCCTCTCCGGGAAGTGACGGACGCCCGGCCGGACACAGAAGCTCCCTCAGTCCCGTCTCTTAAAGCACCGCAGACTCATCCTAAAGCTGCCGCTGTTACGCCGCTGTCTCGCCATGCCAGCGGCTCGGAGCGCTACCCAGAGACGGTGGAGGCCCTGAGGAATATCGGCAAACTGAAGGAGAGGTTCAACAAGCTGGAAGCTCGTGTTGCGGCGCTGGAAGAAGTGAAGCTGGACCAGTCACAGCTGACACACCTGAGAGAGCTCGTCACTAAGG GATCATGGGAGGTGTCGAATAACCTGCTGGATCAACTGAACCAGCAGAGAGCTTTAATAGACAGCCTGATGAGTGGCCGGGAAAAG CTGGACAATTTGGAGGACATGTTTATGAACCTAGCGAGCCACGGCAGTGAAACAGAGGCAGCTCCGGGGAGTGCAGATTCAGACAGCTTTGCCTCTCGCGTGCTCAGACAGCAAATATCCTTCCTCAG GAAGTCTGTGCAGAAGCTGGAGGACGACCTGAAGCAGCTGAAGGCTGAACAGGCTTTAACTGTTAAggagacaacaacaacagaccCACACCTACAAGATCag CTGGACGACCTGCGAGGCATGTTGGAGGACATGATGTTGTCCTTGACCTCTCAGCTGTCCAGCAGCCTCCAGGACGAGGCAGGGCAGGACGAGGCAGGGCAGGACCAGAGCGATAGCCAGGGCTTTGGTCAGAGAACAGAGAGATCAGCTTTCACCACCAGCACAGTAAACATTGGCAGGAAGCTCAGCTGTCTGTTCCAACACTATGAGCAGCTGCAGGACACAGTGAACATCCTTCTCCAGCAGCACACAGGAGGCAGAGCAGGGGCACTGAAGGACATAGAG GACGTGCAGCTGGTGAACGACGTGCAGAAGGCGATCCTGCAGCTTCAAGCAGAGTGTGGGAAACTGCATGAAACCACCAGGTGTCTGCTGGAGGACAACAGGCAGAAACAGAGCCACATAGAG GAACTGTACAAGACGACGGAGGAGCTGGAGGGGAAGAAGGCCGACAAGCACATGGTTGAGAATGAAATC AAAGCAGATAAATCGGCCCTGGAGAGCAAAGTGAGCCGTCTGCAGTTTGACTCGGTGACGGAGCAGCTCAACGCCATGTTCCACGAGCTGCTGAACAAGGTGACCGGCCAGGAGCAGGACTGGCACAAGGTCGTCGACAAACTCTCCACCGAGATGGAGTGTAAG ATGAACAGGATCGAGTTAGACTCTGTGAAGAGGCAGCTGGAGGGTCGCTGGAGGAACATCCACGAGAAGCTGCAGGCGCAGGGAGCTCCGGAGCACGAGGACGCTGCTGGTTTAAGAAA GCAGCTCGTGGACAGATTTCACTGCCTCTCCTGTGACCGACCTGTTGTCAAGTACACCCCCGGACC GCATCCGGTGAAGCTGCCTTCCTCTCCTGGATTCCCCTCTCACAAGTCCATCCGGCCGTTCACCGTTTACGCCCTGGAGCAGTTTCGACAGCACTACAGGAG CGAGCGAGGCTCTGAGACGACGGCGGACGGCAGTCACCTGGCCATGACGCGGAGCTGCGGGGGGAGTCACACGGTCACCTACGCCAGCCAGCGACGCGCCGGCATGCAGTACATGAAGCACTACACCCAGACCGAGGGGGACGGTTTGATTCCG TCGGAGGAGGTTGATATCGTCGGACTGGACGGGCACATTTACAAAGGTCGCCTGAACGCAGCTGCCATGAGAAACACAGACACTAAACTACCTATCATCCCTACCAAAGACG CTGAGAGCTGGAAATGTCGTGGTGAGAGGGAGTCTGCTCTGATGGCCGCAGGCATGTGCAAAACTAAAGACAAGGCCAAGTGCTCCCTGCCCCACAAACCCGCCGGTTCCCCGGAGATGGGACACAGCGCTCCGGCTCATCACCCCCCCAGTGCCAAGAGCGTCCAGTGCAGCCGCTCAG cctcCAGCAGTTCGGGTCGGGACTGGCCCGTGTCGGCTCTGGGCTGCACGTCTCAGAGCTCCCTCACTCCGGCTTCAGCTGCTGCCGACACAGAGCGTCAGGCCAACGAACCGCTCAACCTGTAG
- the LOC123961824 gene encoding glutamine-rich protein 2 isoform X4: MSEENISLYELLNLSIGTQRGAVNFGALHALLHAVLKQLDIREMETRWRDTPPGVGHPDAPVVVVVGVTEQRQQRAEEEEHRVQRDISPVEKDVRSGTELQAERTASPSSPTPSSGPAADSQWRLRSRIQTCEDDVSKAMQLIQELHNQKDSLKEEIKELRHQQKMTGVEAETVTAVEKCCLRVDALEETVRTLRATFPKDPGPDQLSQCVTWDVMQSTLLSEKEDLQEELVNSGLVGPAPVLKPTNTPVNSDLPAVHAAPPHTSTPSSSSSHPVEDTGRPAAPSSPPRPPAIPGQISPLREVTDARPDTEAPSVPSLKAPQTHPKAAAVTPLSRHASGSERYPETVEALRNIGKLKERFNKLEARVAALEEVKLDQSQLTHLRELVTKGSWEVSNNLLDQLNQQRALIDSLMSGREKDVQLVNDVQKAILQLQAECGKLHETTRCLLEDNRQKQSHIEELYKTTEELEGKKADKHMVENEIKADKSALESKVSRLQFDSVTEQLNAMFHELLNKVTGQEQDWHKVVDKLSTEMECKMNRIELDSVKRQLEGRWRNIHEKLQAQGAPEHEDAAGLRKQLVDRFHCLSCDRPVVKYTPGPHPVKLPSSPGFPSHKSIRPFTVYALEQFRQHYRSLKPGTNRYNFEVANPGRRREQLQKSHAVMCRQIESVQRRLKRRDRAGGCDATSDSLIQNQPGVLHERGSETTADGSHLAMTRSCGGSHTVTYASQRRAGMQYMKHYTQTEGDGLIPSEEVDIVGLDGHIYKGRLNAAAMRNTDTKLPIIPTKDAESWKCRGERESALMAAGMCKTKDKAKCSLPHKPAGSPEMGHSAPAHHPPSAKSVQCSRSASSSSGRDWPVSALGCTSQSSLTPASAAADTERQANEPLNL; the protein is encoded by the exons atgtcGGAGGAGAACATCAGCTTGTACGAGTTGTTGAACTTATCCATCGGGACTCAGAGGGGAGCGGTCAACTTCGGCGCCCTACACGCCCTGCTCCACGCCGTCCTGAAGCAGTTGGACATCCGTGAGATGGAGACCCGATGGAGAGACACTCCTCCCGGCGTCGGGCACCCTGATGCTccggtggtggtggtagtgggtGTCACCGAGCAGCGGCAGCAGCgcgcggaggaggaggagcaccGTGTTCAGAGGGACATCTCCCCGGTGGAGAAGGATGTTAGGTCCGGCACCGAGCTGCAGGCGGAGCGGACAGCCTCCCCTTCGTCCCCGACCCCGTCCTCCGGCCCCGCAGCGGACAGCCAGTGGAGGCTCCGCTCCCGCATCCAGACCTGCGAGGACGACGTGTCCAAG GCCATGCAGCTCATACAGGAGCTCCACAACCAGAAAGACAGTCTGAaggaggagataaaggagctGCGCCACCAGCAGAAG ATGACTGGTGTTGAAGCAGAGACTGTCACCGCCGTGGAGAAGTGCTGCCTCCGTGTGGACGCCCTGGAGGAAACTGTG AGAACTCTGAGGGCCACATTTCCAAAGGATCCAGGTCCagatcagctgagtcagtgtgtGACCTGGGACGTCATGCAGTCAACTCTGCTCAGCGAGAAAGAAGACCTTCAGGAG GAGCTTGTGAATTCAGGGCTTGTTGGTCCAGCCCCAGTGCTCAaacccacaaacacacctgtCAACAGCGACCTCCCCGCTGTCCACGCCGCACCTCCTCATACCAGCacgccctcctcctcctcctcccaccctgTCGAGGACACTGGCAGGCCAGCAGCTCCTAgttctcctcctcgtcctccagCGATTCCTGGACAGATTTCCCCTCTCCGGGAAGTGACGGACGCCCGGCCGGACACAGAAGCTCCCTCAGTCCCGTCTCTTAAAGCACCGCAGACTCATCCTAAAGCTGCCGCTGTTACGCCGCTGTCTCGCCATGCCAGCGGCTCGGAGCGCTACCCAGAGACGGTGGAGGCCCTGAGGAATATCGGCAAACTGAAGGAGAGGTTCAACAAGCTGGAAGCTCGTGTTGCGGCGCTGGAAGAAGTGAAGCTGGACCAGTCACAGCTGACACACCTGAGAGAGCTCGTCACTAAGG GATCATGGGAGGTGTCGAATAACCTGCTGGATCAACTGAACCAGCAGAGAGCTTTAATAGACAGCCTGATGAGTGGCCGGGAAAAG GACGTGCAGCTGGTGAACGACGTGCAGAAGGCGATCCTGCAGCTTCAAGCAGAGTGTGGGAAACTGCATGAAACCACCAGGTGTCTGCTGGAGGACAACAGGCAGAAACAGAGCCACATAGAG GAACTGTACAAGACGACGGAGGAGCTGGAGGGGAAGAAGGCCGACAAGCACATGGTTGAGAATGAAATC AAAGCAGATAAATCGGCCCTGGAGAGCAAAGTGAGCCGTCTGCAGTTTGACTCGGTGACGGAGCAGCTCAACGCCATGTTCCACGAGCTGCTGAACAAGGTGACCGGCCAGGAGCAGGACTGGCACAAGGTCGTCGACAAACTCTCCACCGAGATGGAGTGTAAG ATGAACAGGATCGAGTTAGACTCTGTGAAGAGGCAGCTGGAGGGTCGCTGGAGGAACATCCACGAGAAGCTGCAGGCGCAGGGAGCTCCGGAGCACGAGGACGCTGCTGGTTTAAGAAA GCAGCTCGTGGACAGATTTCACTGCCTCTCCTGTGACCGACCTGTTGTCAAGTACACCCCCGGACC GCATCCGGTGAAGCTGCCTTCCTCTCCTGGATTCCCCTCTCACAAGTCCATCCGGCCGTTCACCGTTTACGCCCTGGAGCAGTTTCGACAGCACTACAGGAG CCTGAAACCAGGGACCAACCGCTACAACTTTGAGGTAGCTAACCCCGGCAGGAGAAGGGAGCAGCTTCAGAAGAGCCACGCCGTGATGTGCAGGCAGATAGAGAGCGTGCAGAGGCGACTGAAACGCCGCGACAGGGCCGGCGGCTGCGACGCCACGAGCGACAGCCTGATCCAGAACCAGCCGGGAGTGCTGCA CGAGCGAGGCTCTGAGACGACGGCGGACGGCAGTCACCTGGCCATGACGCGGAGCTGCGGGGGGAGTCACACGGTCACCTACGCCAGCCAGCGACGCGCCGGCATGCAGTACATGAAGCACTACACCCAGACCGAGGGGGACGGTTTGATTCCG TCGGAGGAGGTTGATATCGTCGGACTGGACGGGCACATTTACAAAGGTCGCCTGAACGCAGCTGCCATGAGAAACACAGACACTAAACTACCTATCATCCCTACCAAAGACG CTGAGAGCTGGAAATGTCGTGGTGAGAGGGAGTCTGCTCTGATGGCCGCAGGCATGTGCAAAACTAAAGACAAGGCCAAGTGCTCCCTGCCCCACAAACCCGCCGGTTCCCCGGAGATGGGACACAGCGCTCCGGCTCATCACCCCCCCAGTGCCAAGAGCGTCCAGTGCAGCCGCTCAG cctcCAGCAGTTCGGGTCGGGACTGGCCCGTGTCGGCTCTGGGCTGCACGTCTCAGAGCTCCCTCACTCCGGCTTCAGCTGCTGCCGACACAGAGCGTCAGGCCAACGAACCGCTCAACCTGTAG